The following is a genomic window from Serratia ficaria.
GCGCATTCCGCTCTCACAGATAGGGGAGGTTGAGGTGCAAATGGAAGAGCCTGTGCTGCGACGACGCGATCGTACCCCGACCATTACCGTCAGGGGCGATATCGCCGAAAATCTGCAGCCGCCGGATGTCTCCACGGCCATTATGAAACAGTTGCAGCCGGTCATCGATAAGCTGCCGGCCGGATACCGCATTGAACAGGCGGGTTCTATTGAAGAATCCGGCAAAGCCACCAAAGCGATGGCGCCGCTGTTCCCTATCATGATCGCCATGACGCTGTTGATTATCATCCTGCAGGTGCGATCGATGTCGGCGATGGTGATGGTATTCCTCACCGCGCCGCTGGGGCTGATTGGGGTGGTGCCAACGCTACTGCTCTTCAACCAGCCGTTTGGCATCAATGCGCTGGTAGGCTTAATCGCGCTGTCGGGTATTCTGATGCGTAACACCCTGATCCTGATAGGTCAGATCCATCACAACGAACGGGAAGGGCTGGCGCCATTCCATGCGGTGGTGGAGGCGACGGTGCAGCGAGCCCGGCCGGTGTTGCTGACGGCGATGGCGGCCATTCTGGCGTTTATCCCGCTGACGCACTCGGTGTTCTGGGGAACGCTGGCCTATACCCTGATTGGCGGGACCTTTGGCGGCACCATCATCACGCTGGTCTTCCTGCCGGCCATGTATGCCATCTGGTTCAGGATAGGTCCTGACGATCGCAAGCGTACGGAAACGCAGGCGGCGGTGTGACGATCGCCTGAAGCGGAGGGGCGCCGGATCCGATCCCGGCGTCCCTGAAGACGGCGTTATCAGTCCCCTGGGATGTGGTGCAGAGACCGTCTGCGCAGGTTTCTTGAAGGCCGTTCGGGCATAAGAAACCTTTCTTCAGTGAGCGGAGCAGGAGCAGGGATTGACGGGTGCCAACACTTTCAGAAGGCCCCGAGGTGGGGTATGACTCAGACAAAAAAAACATTGCCATGTCCAGCAACATACTGCGAGCGTTTATTATGAATCCAGGAAGTTCTCCTACCGCAATCGTGCCTGAAGCCGCGTTGCCCGGGCGGCTAACAGGAAAAATTATCTTGTTGCTGGCGGGGCTTTCGGCCATCAGCATACTGTCCACGAATATTATCCTTCCTGCGTTTCCGGATATCGGCGCGCAGTTGGGGATATCAGCACGCGAGCTTGGCCTTACGCTTTCCAGCTTTTTCATCACTTATGCGCTGGCACAACTCGTGGTCGGCCCGCTGGCGGACCGTTACGGACGGAAAAAACTTATATTGGGGGGGCTATCGGTATTCATCGTCGGGACGGTCGTGGGGGGGCTTGCCGGCTCACTTGAAACGCTTATTGTCGGACGCGTCATTCAGGCGTTGGGCGTATGTGCCGCTGCAGTTCTGGCTCGTGCCATTGCACGTGATTTGTTCGAAGGTGAAACATTGGCGCGTGCACTATCCCTGACCATGATAGCCACTGCGGCCGCACCCGGTTTCTCGCCGTTGGCGGGCAGCGTGTTGGCGATAACTTTGGGTTGGAGGGCAATCTTCATCCTGGTGGGCCTTGCCGCTTTCGCTGTCGCCGTATTCTATGCCAATACATTGGGAGAAACGCATCCTGTCGAAAGGCGCACTCCATTTTCAATTTCGGGCGTTATTGCTGCATATGGCAAACTGGCTGTTGACGGGAAATTTATCCTTCCGGCTCTGTCGATGAGCCTGTTGATGAGCGGATTGTTTGCGTCATTCGGCGCCGCCCCCGCCATCCTGATGAACGGGATGGGGTTGTCATCATTGCAAGCCGGGTTGTACTTTGCCGCCACCGTATTCGTGGTCTTTGCCGCGGGTATGGCGGCACCGCGGCTGGCGCACCGTTATGGCCCGCAACTCATTGCTTCGGGAGGCATTCTTACGGCATTGCTCGGCGGTAGCCTGTTGTTGATCGGGCCAGAAGATCCCGGCTTGGGTTGGTATACCCTGTCGATGGTTATGTTTCTCTGGGGCATGGGGTTAGCCAATCCGTTGGGAACGGCAATCACCATGGGCCCCTTTGGGAAACAGGCCGGGCTGGCATCCGCGTTGCTGGGATTTCTTACTATGGGGGCAGCTGCAGTCACAACCTGGTTGGGCTCGGTGTTGGTTTTCCCCGCGGCTATCTCATTGGGGGGCATACAGGCAGCAGCCTGTCTAATATCGTTGTTACTGTTCCTGTTACGAAGAAAGTAACGGCATTCTCTTCATGAAAACTTTTCGATGAAAAGGTAATGCACCAGGGTCCATGAGGATGTCCGCTTCCGCTCATTCCGGACTGTGCTTCTGTATCGGGCTTTTTGTGCCAGAAGCGGACCCTGGCCTTTTGAAACAATACGGATGTTATGGCAAATCCGAGTAACCGACAGGTTACCCTGGAAATGAGGTTAAAGCGGTGAAGTGGCATTCACAACATGCTGGAACACATAGGGATCGGAAAGTAGCTCAAATGCTTCGTCGTCAGGGTAAGTCACCGCCACATGATAGTTTTCTCCGGCAAATGCCTTTACCGACTGAAGATCCTGCCAATAGGTTGCCAGAAAGAAGTGTTCCAAGGCACCTTGAGTTTCCCTGCGCACGAATGCGCCTTTATTCCCCTGTATGCTCCTTGCATGCTCCACACCTGTCCTTTCAAGGTGTTTCGCAAAACCTTCCGCATGTTTAAGCGGAACGCATCCATGCCAAGTCCTTACAATCATTGGATTATCCTCTTTTAGTGGCAAAAAATTCACCATAGCACAGTAAGGTGCCTTATTGTCAGCTTTCCGAAAAACATGCCCTAAAGGTTCGAGATATAATTATTGTGACAGGATATCCTTACAGCATAACTCGGCGGTAGCCTGTTGCTATGCCGAACGGTGGATTCATACTCTTTGATGATTTGTTTTAGACAATAAATTTCATAGAGATTATTGCCTTTCGTCAAATATCTGTGATCGCGATCTGATGTTCATGTAACAAAACAACATGAGATCTGGCCGACATTATTGAGCTATTGCAGGCGTTACACTGGTTACCACCCATGTAACTGATGTAAGCGGTAACATTTTGACGATGGCTTCGATCAAAGATGTAGCAACCAGAGCGGGGGTTTCCACCGCCACCGTATCCCGGGTAATCAATAACCATCCCAGCGTCACCGTGGAAACCCGCCGCGCAGTACATGAGGCAATGGACTTTCTCTGCTACGTTCCCAACAGGAATGCCGTCCAGCTTAGCGGCAAGTGTTCCGGGCTGATCGGTGTGGTGGTACCCAATCTCATCAATCCGCATTTTTGCGAGCTGTTAGCTACCCTCGAAGAAGAGGCCCGCTATGTCGGCAAGACGATTCTGGTCAAGACCCACCAGAATCAGCCATTTCAGGATCGGCAACGGGTCAGGGCGTTGGCCGGCATGGGGATAGAGGCTCTGATATGGGTGCCCACCGAGGTGGAAGCGTCAATCTCCGGCTGGCTGCAGGCCACTGGCATCAATACCGCCGTGGTGACACAAACCTCCCGCTTTTTTAATTCGGTTTCCAACAACCAGGAACGCGGAGCTGAGACGATAGCTGAGCATTTTATCGATACTGGTCGTACTCGCTTTGGCTTTATCGGCCAGGATGGCGTCGACAACCGTAAGATGTCAGCCTACTGTAAAAAAGTTCTCAGTCATGGTTATCGGGTGGACAAACGCGACAGCTACTGGATCCCTAAAGGGGATGGTGAACATAACCGTGGGCATATTCATTCGCTCGATAATATTATCGATAACATTCTGGCCTGTGAAGAT
Proteins encoded in this region:
- a CDS encoding Bcr/CflA family efflux MFS transporter; its protein translation is MNPGSSPTAIVPEAALPGRLTGKIILLLAGLSAISILSTNIILPAFPDIGAQLGISARELGLTLSSFFITYALAQLVVGPLADRYGRKKLILGGLSVFIVGTVVGGLAGSLETLIVGRVIQALGVCAAAVLARAIARDLFEGETLARALSLTMIATAAAPGFSPLAGSVLAITLGWRAIFILVGLAAFAVAVFYANTLGETHPVERRTPFSISGVIAAYGKLAVDGKFILPALSMSLLMSGLFASFGAAPAILMNGMGLSSLQAGLYFAATVFVVFAAGMAAPRLAHRYGPQLIASGGILTALLGGSLLLIGPEDPGLGWYTLSMVMFLWGMGLANPLGTAITMGPFGKQAGLASALLGFLTMGAAAVTTWLGSVLVFPAAISLGGIQAAACLISLLLFLLRRK
- a CDS encoding LacI family DNA-binding transcriptional regulator; the protein is MASIKDVATRAGVSTATVSRVINNHPSVTVETRRAVHEAMDFLCYVPNRNAVQLSGKCSGLIGVVVPNLINPHFCELLATLEEEARYVGKTILVKTHQNQPFQDRQRVRALAGMGIEALIWVPTEVEASISGWLQATGINTAVVTQTSRFFNSVSNNQERGAETIAEHFIDTGRTRFGFIGQDGVDNRKMSAYCKKVLSHGYRVDKRDSYWIPKGDGEHNRGHIHSLDNIIDNILACEDKINCLFIYNDVAASYVIEHLRRRHIKIPQDIAVASFDNTIIAQMLNITSIAQPINEMGKLAFELISSTEKKEHVDSIILTTRLIVRGSSLGMTMTNI